A window of the Juglans microcarpa x Juglans regia isolate MS1-56 chromosome 5D, Jm3101_v1.0, whole genome shotgun sequence genome harbors these coding sequences:
- the LOC121264200 gene encoding probable serine/threonine-protein kinase fhkB has translation MVELQSCAGLVNAFALCAIEQEVKGEGISVIAEITAELQRERRKNAELLERISILEAQIQERKKQSLPTDGQGSCPNAMERSFKKLKRQKTERSAGTENGNISKSEMATQQTHDSQCSPPGEASLEDCLVSWMRKDENHFFHYEKFKDGDSTADCDDTDDSDDEDDDYHEEDDINSGHKVGNIDETSITAIERKEYPHEGGDEGLLIPCLESSSGVELEPTFSIVSQKTNENQNENGMAADTQPGYDKRELKRLDRKETKNTGGHKELSEFLSFDKEVCHSQSLQKKNLQRWLSIQKKGRKLLIQISCCRKMLSLTP, from the exons ATGGTGGAGCTTCAATCCTGTGCTGGCTTGGTCAATGCTTTTGCATTGTGTGCTATAGAGCAAGAAGTGAAAGGGGAGGGTATCAGTGTTATTGCTGAGATTACTGCCGAGTTACAAAGGGAAAGACGGAAGAATGCTGAGCTTTTGGAGAGAATATCAATTCTTGAAGCTCAAAtacaggaaagaaaaaaacaatctcTTCCTACAGATGGACAA GGCAGTTGTCCCAATGCAATGGAAAGAAGCTTCAAGAAGTTAAAAAGACAGAAAACAGAACGGAGTGCTGGAACTGAGAATGGAAACATTAGCAAAAGTGAAATGGCAACACAGCAGACGCATGACTCGCAGTGTTCACCCCCGGGAGAGGCAAGCCTAGAAGACTGCTTGGTTAGTTGGATGAGAAAGGATGAGaaccatttttttcattacgaaaaatttaaagatggtGATTCAACAGCAGACTGTGATGATACAGATGAtagtgatgatgaagatgatgattatcATGAAGAGGATGATATTAACAGTGGCCATAAAGTTGGGAATATCGATGAGACTTCAATAACTGCTATTGAACGGAAAGAATATCCTCATGAAGGTGGTGATGAGGGATTACTTATACCATGTTTGGAAAGTTCCTCTGGTGTTGAGCTTGAGCCAACATTTTCAATTGTGAGCCAAAAAACGAATGAAAACCAAAATGAAAATGGTATGGCAGCTGATACACAGCCAGGTTATGATAAGAGGGAACTCAAAAGACTTGACAGGAAAGAGACCAAAAATACTGGAGGACATAAAGAACTATCTGAGTTCCTTAGTTTTGATAAAGAGGTTTGTCATAGCcaatcattacaaaaaaaaaacctccaaaGGTGGCTTTCTATCCAAAAGAAGGGAAGAAAATTATTGATTCAAATATCCTGTTGCAGAAAAATGCTCAGTCTCACaccataa